Proteins encoded together in one Ciona intestinalis chromosome 3, KH, whole genome shotgun sequence window:
- the cam gene encoding calmodulin: MADQLTEEQIAEFKEAFSLFDKDGDGTITTKELGTVMRSLGQNPTEAELQDMINEVDADGNGTIDFPEFLTMMARKMKDTDSEEEIREAFRVFDKDGNGFISAAELRHVMTNLGEKLTDEEVDEMIREADVDGDGQVNYEEFVNMMTNK, encoded by the exons aaTTCAAGGAAGCGTTCTCCCTTTTCGACAAGGACGGCGATGGTACAATCACCACCAAGGAGCTGGGAACCGTTATGAGGTCTTTGGGACAAAACCCAACTGAAGCTGAGCTTCAG GACATGATCAATGAAGTTGATGCTGACGGCAACGGAACCATCGATTTTCCCGAGTTTTTGACAATGATGGCCCGAAAAATGAAGGACACCGATAGTGAAGAAGAAATTAGAGAAGCATTTAGGGTTTTCGATAAG gacgGCAATGGCTTCATCTCAGCCGCTGAGCTGCGTCATGTTATGACCAATCTTGGTGAAAAGCTAACGGACGAAGAAGTTGATGAAATGATCAGAGAAGCTGATGTTGACGGAGATGGCCAAGTCAACTATGaag AGTTTGTGAACATGATGACAAACAAGTGA